GTTGGATGCCGCCGTCGtttcagcagcaggagcgcggGCACGGCCATCGCCAAAGGGAAGCGTCGACACTGACTGATGCTGTAGATGGCGGCGAGATCGACCGTCTCTGAGCAAAGCAGAGCCCCCATCGTTGTCTGCGCCGCCCGGCGCATCGGCAAAGAAGACATGTAGCTCGCTATCCTGCACAGAAGGCGAGTCACGAGCCGGCTTTGTTAACGTAGTCGCTGTAGCATTGTTGCGCCCATGGTCACTGTTGTGATGAGCTGCGTTGCCGctcgcaccgccaccctcgcAGCCGCCTTGATCGGCACGACCTCGATTGTTCGAAGGGGCTGCAACGGCACGGTCGGAGACAGTCACTATTGCGCCGCTTGgaccagcggcggcagtactCGGCTGCCCCACAGGCTGATGTTCATCCAGAGGCAAGGTTGTTCGGATGGCATCCGGGGTACTGCGAGCACAGCTGTCACCACCATTGTCACCTGCAACGCCAGCAGTTGTCGGCGAGTCCAGCATACGCACAATACTCTCTCCAGCTTGAGCTCTGTGGGAGAGTCGGCGACGCTCTGTTAGAAGGTGGTCGCGCGACGTGACACGGATGTTGTGGATGTAGCTATGCATGCACAGCGCGAGCACGAGCAGTAGCCCATGTACGGCGACAGAGCCGATGTGCAGCCGGTACCCGTAGCGGTAGCGCACGTCGCACGCACCGCCTGGCACGCGCTCGCCATcgcaggtgcgccgcagACAAGAAGTGTAGGAGGTAAACAAAATCAGGGTCACAATACCGCTGCAAACGCTCAGCAGGAAATCAAAAATTAGAAGGACAAGTGCACCACTACGGGTCGGGCGAGCCGTGATCCACAGGCTCAGaaccagcgccgccacctcgcagaggagctgcagagTCCCCATCGTCCACAGCGCCCCGCTAAAGCGACGCACGAACCCCGCAGATGCATGGCACAGTGTGGCCTCCGTGACAGGGTCCACGACGGTCCACTCCAGTCGCGAGCTCTGCCACgacgtgcacgtgtgcaggGGCGGATTGCGGCACGAGAAAAACAACCCGACGGACAAGAACGAGTTGTTGCTCTGCACGCCTAACCACTCCGTCGTGAACGTGCTGAGGACAAGGCAGAAGACCGAGAAACTGaacacaagcagcagcaggatgGAAAAGCGCCAGAGGACGTTCACAGCGTTGTACTTCTGTTCTTTGTAGAGAATAAAGCTCTCCAGGTCGTGGCGGCTGTAGGACTTTCGCTGATGCGGCTTCAGGACGACCATGCTGCTGCCCATACGGTGGCGGAGGACAACCACGGCGGGAATGTCGGGCATTGAGtcgcgcggctgctgctcctcgacaGAGGTCAAGAGTAGTGTGTCGACTGGAGCTGCCTCGGTTACTAAACGGTCAGAGAACTCCTCAGCAACGTGCTCTGCGGAGAAGACCTCGTTGTCACGTAGCGGAGAAACGTCGGCTTCTCTGGCAGAAGTGCCACGACAGCCACTGCCTGTACGCCACTCTGCAGTAAGGCGGGGAGAGCTGGTGAGAGGAAACACATCGACCGGATCAACGCCGACGTCACCAACCCTAACGGTGGCGTCACTTCTCCTATTGCCGTCTCCGCCACCATCAACCCTGCTCGCCCGGGCCCCCTCCCGTCCGGGGACCTGCGCTTTCAACGCATCATCAGCTGCAGAGGATGCGCCATTGGCAGCGCAAGCTTGACTCCCGCTGCTGGTATTCAGAGCTCCGCTGTCAGCGACATCATTCAGCGGCACGGTCGACAACATTTCCAGTGTGAagcaggaggaagaagaggtagCGGTGGGTATAGCGGTGAAAAGaccagtggcggcagcaggagcaagaGATGCGGATGATGTAGAGGTCTACATCAAAGCGATAGAAAAGGGAAACTCGACGAGCAACTATGATTTGACCGCACCAGAGGTAGAGCCTCAACAGCGACAGTGATAAGATgtaggaaggaggaggaggagcagcagagatgACTACGGATAGGGAAATatgcagagagaagaaaaaacgaaCCGCGCCTCCGCACGATTGATGGCATAGTACAACAGAAAGAGCCAAACTTCAGATTGGGGCACCGCGAGGTGCGAAGGCAAAGATGCCGGCAGATCAAGCAGCAAACGCGTCTCTCAAaacacagagaagcacacacacacacacacatacacacaccaccaTCACTCACGCTCATGACAAAGGGAGAGACgcctttcgttttcttcccCCACTGCCCATTCGCTGCCGTGGTACAGGAAGGCAAgtcccccaccacacacccgGCCTGTCTCACacagggcccatcgcgtggcgcgaagcagccgtggacgcgcgcgccgcagcaacgcgccggcCCAGCCACCCGAGCACGGCCCCGCCAGGGCCACTCCGAGGGGTGGCTCGGCGTCGGCAGGCatagaaggggaggggggctgctcggcctccccacacagagagagagagagaagatgaagTGTAGAGAATTTGAAAATCAATAGAGGAGCAAAAGAGGCAAGCGCGACAGTGAGGGGTGTGCAGGCCAGACCCGCTATCGGGCTTCAGAGaatggggaagaggaaagagagaagacgggaAGTCAAGACGCTTTCAAAAGGAggcaagggaaagaggaagcacATAAACGATGGAAGAATGAAgcagaaagaaagcgagagagactgccgccgctccttgACGCgtctgccccctcccccccccccgcctcctttctctcttcgtaCTCGATATCGACGAGTAGGGGAGGGAGGTCGTATaacaggagagaaagagcgagtgTAGAAGAGAGATGTATGAGTGAGTACGgtcatagagagagagagtggcgtCAGAAGTTACAGCATACGAGTGAGTGAAGCTGCCATGTCTCTCATCTCGTTAAACTCAGTGGAGTTCGTCCGCCTCTGGAGACGCAAGGGTACGTGGGCAGGTATACTTTCGTGTACTGCAGCCTCTAGCCGTCATGTagcgggggagaggtgtAGACCGGGGGTTGAGCGCAATGATGCGCTGCTTTTCACTTGGTTTCTGTCCATATCGGTACAGATGAAGACACAAGGCGAGCcagcaggggagaggggaggaagag
This portion of the Leishmania panamensis strain MHOM/PA/94/PSC-1 chromosome 27 sequence genome encodes:
- a CDS encoding hypothetical protein (TriTrypDB/GeneDB-style sysID: LpmP.27.2070) encodes the protein MPDIPAVVVLRHRMGSSMVVLKPHQRKSYSRHDLESFILYKEQKYNAVNVLWRFSILLLLVFSFSVFCLVLSTFTTEWLGVQSNNSFLSVGLFFSCRNPPLHTCTSWQSSRLEWTVVDPVTEATLCHASAGFVRRFSGALWTMGTLQLLCEVAALVLSLWITARPTRSGALVLLIFDFLLSVCSGIVTLILFTSYTSCLRRTCDGERVPGGACDVRYRYGYRLHIGSVAVHGLLLVLALCMHSYIHNIRVTSRDHLLTERRRLSHRAQAGESIVRMLDSPTTAGVAGDNGGDSCARSTPDAIRTTLPLDEHQPVGQPSTAAAGPSGAIVTVSDRAVAAPSNNRGRADQGGCEGGGASGNAAHHNSDHGRNNATATTLTKPARDSPSVQDSELHVFFADAPGGADNDGGSALLRDGRSRRHLQHQSVSTLPFGDGRARAPAAETTAASNASGHSTDSSFVTRERSVGTAAADDSGNDQRQCRDRQRTSPENSLLLHTGHQYSAGPQMATAQPSLTSKRQKQSLPHKLRATPVYRQGRKHQNMFLRFFSRKHDSNYLTAAELGVPIAGATDWVYDDRSDMFYSFDQNMFWDPLTQEYYNCALRSWQESPDQIVGVHDILDRMLERPPNSRRSGD